Proteins encoded within one genomic window of Oryza glaberrima chromosome 12, OglaRS2, whole genome shotgun sequence:
- the LOC127756911 gene encoding ubiquitin C-terminal hydrolase 12-like isoform X2, with protein MTMMTPPPIEQQEDEEMLVPHQELPAAAAAVVADAAQPMEVVAQTEPANAAESQPPEDPQTSRFTWTIENFTRINGKKHYSEPFVVGGFKWRVLIFPKGNNVDHFSMYLDVADSVNLPYGWNRYAQFSLAVVNQIHPKYTIRKDTQHQFNARESDWGFTSFMPLSDLYDPSRGYLVNDTVVVEAEVAVRRMVDYWTYDSKKETGYVGLKNQGATCYMNSLLQTLYHIPYFRKAVYHMPTTENDMPSGSIPLALQSLFYKLQYSDNSVATKELTKSFGWDTYDSFMQHDVQELNRVLCEKLEDKMKETVVEGTIEQLFEGHHINYIECINVDYKSNRKESFYDLQLDVKGCCDVYASFDKYVEVERLEGDNKYHAEQYGLQDAKKGVLFLDFPPVLQLQLKRFEYDYMRDTMVKINDRYEFPLQLDLDRDDGKYLAPDADRSIRNLYTLHSVLVHSGGVHGGHYYAFIRPTLSDQWYKFDDERVTKEDTKKALEEQYGGEEELPQINPGFNNTPFKFTKYSNAYMLVYIRESDKDKIMCNVDEKDIAEHLRIRLKKEQEEKEHKKKEKAEAHLYTIIKVARDEDLKEQIGKNIYFDLVDHEKVRSFRIQKQLPFTSFKEEVAKECGIPVQFQRFWLWAKRQNHTYRPNRPLGPHEESQSVGQLREVSNKAHNAELKLFLEVETGVDLRPIRPPEKSKEDILLFFKLYNPEKEELCFVGRLFVKATGKPSEILTKLNEMAGFAPNEEIELYEEIKFEPNVMCEHIDKKLTFRSSQLEDGDIICFQKSPVSDGETQVRYPDVPSFLEYVHNRQVVHFRSLEKPKEDDFCLELSKLHTYDDVVERVARQLGLDDPSKIRLTSHNCYSQQPKPQPIRYRGVEHLLDMLVHYNQTSDILYYEVLDIPLPELQCLKTLKVAFHHATKDEVVIHSIRLPKNSTISDVITDLKTKVELSNPDAELRLLEVFYHKIYKIFPPHEKIENINDQYWTLRAEEIPEEEKNLGPHDRLIHVYHFMKDPNQNQQIQNFGDPFLLVIREGETAAEILERIQKKLRVPDEEFSKWKLAFISMNRPEYLQDVDVVSARFQRRDVYGAWEQYLGLEHTDTTPKRSYTANQNRHTFEKPVKIYN; from the exons TTGTGGCGCAGACAGAGCCTGCCAACGCGGCAGAGAGCCAGCCGCCGGAAGACCCGCAGACGTCGCGGTTCACGTGGACGATCGAGAACTTCACCAGGATCAATGGGAAGAAGCACTACTCGGAGCCGTTTGTTGTTGGAGGATTCAAATG GCGTGTGCTGATTTTCCCTAAGGGGAACAATGTGGACCATTTCTCTATGTATTTGGATGTCGCGGACTCGGTGAATCTCCCTTATGGATGGAACCGGTATGCTCAGTTCAGCTTGGCTGTTGTGAACCAGATCCATCCGAAGTATACCATTCGGAAAG ATACTCAACATCAATTTAATGCACGTGAGAGTGACTGGGGTTTCACATCTTTTATGCCTTTGAGTGATCTGTATGACCCAAGTAGGGGCTACCTTGTTAATGACACCGTTGTTGTGGAAGCTGAGGTTGCTGTTCGCAGAATGGTTGATTACTGGACTTATGACTCGAAAAAGGAAACAGGATATGTTGGTCTAAAGAATCAAGGAGCTACCTGTTATATGAACTCTCTTCTACAAACACTGTACCATATACCATATTTCAGGAAG GCTGTATATCATATGCCAACTACTGAGAATGACATGCCATCTGGGAGTATTCCTTTAGCCCTGCAGAGCCTTTTTTACAAGCTCCAATACAGCGACAATAGCGTAGCTACAAAGGAGTTGACCAAATCTTTTGGATGGGACACTTATGATTCTTTCATGCAGCATGATGTTCAAGAGCTTAACAGAGTTCTTTGTGAGAAACTTGAAGACAAAATGAAG GAAACTGTTGTGGAAGGAACAATTGAACAATTATTTGAAGGCCACCACATAAACTATATCGAGTGCATTAATGTTGATTATAAATCTAACAGAAAAGAATCCTTTTATG ATCTACAGCTTGATGTCAAAGGTTGTTGTGATGTTTACGCATCATTTGATAAATATGTCGAAGTGGAGCGTCTAGAGGGTGATAACAAATATCATGCAGAGCAGTATGGCTTACAG GATGCAAAGAAGGGAGTACTCTTCCTTGATTTCCCTCCTGTTTTGCAACTTCAACTGAAGCGTTTTGAATATGATTACATGCGAGATACAATGGTCAAG ATTAATGACCGGTATGAGTTCCCACTTCAACTTGATCTTGACAGAGATGATGGGAAATATCTTGCTCCTGATGCAGATAGAAGCATTAGAAACCTTTACACTCTTCACAG TGTTCTTGTTCATAGCGGAGGAGTACATGGCGGTCACTACTATGCTTTCATACGGCCTACGCTATCAGACCAGTG GTATAAATTTGATGATGAACGAGTAACAAAAGAAGATACCAAAAAAGCCCTTGAAGAGCAGTATGGGGGTGAAGAAGAG TTGCCTCAAATAAACCCTGGTTTCAATAACACCCCATTTAAATTCACAAAGTATTCGAATGCCTACATGCTTGTCTATATTCGTGAGAGCGACAAGGATAAAATAATGTGTAATGTTGATGAAAAGGACATCGCTGAGCATTTGCGG ATAAGGTTGAAGAAAGAACAAGAAGAGAAGGAACACAAGAAGAAGGAAAAAGCTGAAGCTCATCTCTACACCATCATAAAG GTTGCCCGAGATGAGGATTTGAAGGAACAGATTGGTaagaatatatattttgatctggTGGACCATGAAAAGGTTCGCAGCTTCCGCATACAGAAGCAACTACCTTTTACTTCATTTAAG GAGGAAGTCGCAAAGGAATGTGGGATCCCTGTGCAGTTTCAGCGCTTCTGGCTGTGGGCTAAGAGGCAAAATCATACATACCGACCGAATCGTCCACTGGGCCCTCATGAAGAATCACAATCA GTGGGGCAACTTAGGGAGGTCTCTAACAAGGCGCACAATGCTGAGTTGAAGTTGTTTCTGGAAGTAGAGACTGGAGTG GATCTGCGGCCCATTCGTCCACCTGAGAAGAGCAAGGAGGATATACTACTTTTCTTTAAACTTTATAACCCTGAAAAGGAAGAACTTTG TTTTGTTGGTAGGCTTTTTGTGAAGGCTACGGGAAAACCATCTGAAATCCTGACAAAATTGAATGAAATGGCTGGATTTGCTCCAAATGAAGAAATTGAGCTATATGAG GAAATTAAGTTTGAGCCAAATGTGATGTGCGAACACATTGACAAGAAACTAACTTTCCGTTCCAGTCAG CTTGAAGATGGGGACATAATATGTTTCCAAAAGTCACCTGTGTCAGATGGGGAGACTCAAGTGCGGTATCCAGACGTTCCTTCATTTTTGGAGTATGTGCATAATAGACAG GTGGTGCACTTCCGGTCTTTGGAGAAACCAAAGGAGGATGATTTTTGTTTGGAATT GTCGAAGCTTCATACTTATGATGATGTTGTTGAGAGAGTTGCACGCCAACTTGGCTTGGATGATCCATCAAAAATTCGCCTTACATCTCACAACTGTTATTCCCAGCAACCTAAACCACAGCCTATCAGATATCGTGGTGTAGAGCACCTATTGGATATGCTTGTTCATTACAATCAG ACTTCTGACATCTTGTATTACGAGGTTCTGGACATTCCACTGCCAGAATTGCAGTGTTTGAAAACTCTTAAAGTTGCATTCCACCATGCAACTAAAGATGAG GTTGTAATCCATAGCATAAGACTACCGAAAAACAGCACCATCAGTGATGTGATTACTGACCTAAAAACCAAG GTTGAACTGTCCAATCCTGATGCTGAACTCCGCTTGCTTGAAGTATTCTACCACAAGATTTATAAG ATATTTCCACCTCACGAGAAAATAGAGAACATAAATGATCAGTACTGGACACTACGTGCTGAGGAG ATACCAGAGGAAGAGAAGAACCTTGGCCCGCATGATCGGTTGATTCATGTTTACCATTTCATGAAAGATCCTAATCAAAATCAG CAGATTCAGAATTTTGGAGATCCATTTTTGCTGGTTATCCGTGAAGGTGAAACTGCAGCAGAGATATTAGAACGAATTCAGAAAAAACTTCGAGTTCCTGATGAGGAATTCTCCAAG TGGAAGCTTGCATTCATATCTATGAATCGGCCTGAATACCTCCAGGATGTCGACGTTGTATCTGCACGTTTTCAG AGGAGAGATGTTTATGGAGCTTGGGAACAATACCTTGGCTTGGAACATACTGACACAACACCAAAAAGGTCTTATACAGCCAATCAG AATCGTCACACTTTTGAGAAGCCTGTGAAAATTTATAATTGA
- the LOC127756911 gene encoding ubiquitin C-terminal hydrolase 12-like isoform X1 codes for MTMMTPPPIEQQQEDEEMLVPHQELPAAAAAVVADAAQPMEVVAQTEPANAAESQPPEDPQTSRFTWTIENFTRINGKKHYSEPFVVGGFKWRVLIFPKGNNVDHFSMYLDVADSVNLPYGWNRYAQFSLAVVNQIHPKYTIRKDTQHQFNARESDWGFTSFMPLSDLYDPSRGYLVNDTVVVEAEVAVRRMVDYWTYDSKKETGYVGLKNQGATCYMNSLLQTLYHIPYFRKAVYHMPTTENDMPSGSIPLALQSLFYKLQYSDNSVATKELTKSFGWDTYDSFMQHDVQELNRVLCEKLEDKMKETVVEGTIEQLFEGHHINYIECINVDYKSNRKESFYDLQLDVKGCCDVYASFDKYVEVERLEGDNKYHAEQYGLQDAKKGVLFLDFPPVLQLQLKRFEYDYMRDTMVKINDRYEFPLQLDLDRDDGKYLAPDADRSIRNLYTLHSVLVHSGGVHGGHYYAFIRPTLSDQWYKFDDERVTKEDTKKALEEQYGGEEELPQINPGFNNTPFKFTKYSNAYMLVYIRESDKDKIMCNVDEKDIAEHLRIRLKKEQEEKEHKKKEKAEAHLYTIIKVARDEDLKEQIGKNIYFDLVDHEKVRSFRIQKQLPFTSFKEEVAKECGIPVQFQRFWLWAKRQNHTYRPNRPLGPHEESQSVGQLREVSNKAHNAELKLFLEVETGVDLRPIRPPEKSKEDILLFFKLYNPEKEELCFVGRLFVKATGKPSEILTKLNEMAGFAPNEEIELYEEIKFEPNVMCEHIDKKLTFRSSQLEDGDIICFQKSPVSDGETQVRYPDVPSFLEYVHNRQVVHFRSLEKPKEDDFCLELSKLHTYDDVVERVARQLGLDDPSKIRLTSHNCYSQQPKPQPIRYRGVEHLLDMLVHYNQTSDILYYEVLDIPLPELQCLKTLKVAFHHATKDEVVIHSIRLPKNSTISDVITDLKTKVELSNPDAELRLLEVFYHKIYKIFPPHEKIENINDQYWTLRAEEIPEEEKNLGPHDRLIHVYHFMKDPNQNQQIQNFGDPFLLVIREGETAAEILERIQKKLRVPDEEFSKWKLAFISMNRPEYLQDVDVVSARFQRRDVYGAWEQYLGLEHTDTTPKRSYTANQNRHTFEKPVKIYN; via the exons TTGTGGCGCAGACAGAGCCTGCCAACGCGGCAGAGAGCCAGCCGCCGGAAGACCCGCAGACGTCGCGGTTCACGTGGACGATCGAGAACTTCACCAGGATCAATGGGAAGAAGCACTACTCGGAGCCGTTTGTTGTTGGAGGATTCAAATG GCGTGTGCTGATTTTCCCTAAGGGGAACAATGTGGACCATTTCTCTATGTATTTGGATGTCGCGGACTCGGTGAATCTCCCTTATGGATGGAACCGGTATGCTCAGTTCAGCTTGGCTGTTGTGAACCAGATCCATCCGAAGTATACCATTCGGAAAG ATACTCAACATCAATTTAATGCACGTGAGAGTGACTGGGGTTTCACATCTTTTATGCCTTTGAGTGATCTGTATGACCCAAGTAGGGGCTACCTTGTTAATGACACCGTTGTTGTGGAAGCTGAGGTTGCTGTTCGCAGAATGGTTGATTACTGGACTTATGACTCGAAAAAGGAAACAGGATATGTTGGTCTAAAGAATCAAGGAGCTACCTGTTATATGAACTCTCTTCTACAAACACTGTACCATATACCATATTTCAGGAAG GCTGTATATCATATGCCAACTACTGAGAATGACATGCCATCTGGGAGTATTCCTTTAGCCCTGCAGAGCCTTTTTTACAAGCTCCAATACAGCGACAATAGCGTAGCTACAAAGGAGTTGACCAAATCTTTTGGATGGGACACTTATGATTCTTTCATGCAGCATGATGTTCAAGAGCTTAACAGAGTTCTTTGTGAGAAACTTGAAGACAAAATGAAG GAAACTGTTGTGGAAGGAACAATTGAACAATTATTTGAAGGCCACCACATAAACTATATCGAGTGCATTAATGTTGATTATAAATCTAACAGAAAAGAATCCTTTTATG ATCTACAGCTTGATGTCAAAGGTTGTTGTGATGTTTACGCATCATTTGATAAATATGTCGAAGTGGAGCGTCTAGAGGGTGATAACAAATATCATGCAGAGCAGTATGGCTTACAG GATGCAAAGAAGGGAGTACTCTTCCTTGATTTCCCTCCTGTTTTGCAACTTCAACTGAAGCGTTTTGAATATGATTACATGCGAGATACAATGGTCAAG ATTAATGACCGGTATGAGTTCCCACTTCAACTTGATCTTGACAGAGATGATGGGAAATATCTTGCTCCTGATGCAGATAGAAGCATTAGAAACCTTTACACTCTTCACAG TGTTCTTGTTCATAGCGGAGGAGTACATGGCGGTCACTACTATGCTTTCATACGGCCTACGCTATCAGACCAGTG GTATAAATTTGATGATGAACGAGTAACAAAAGAAGATACCAAAAAAGCCCTTGAAGAGCAGTATGGGGGTGAAGAAGAG TTGCCTCAAATAAACCCTGGTTTCAATAACACCCCATTTAAATTCACAAAGTATTCGAATGCCTACATGCTTGTCTATATTCGTGAGAGCGACAAGGATAAAATAATGTGTAATGTTGATGAAAAGGACATCGCTGAGCATTTGCGG ATAAGGTTGAAGAAAGAACAAGAAGAGAAGGAACACAAGAAGAAGGAAAAAGCTGAAGCTCATCTCTACACCATCATAAAG GTTGCCCGAGATGAGGATTTGAAGGAACAGATTGGTaagaatatatattttgatctggTGGACCATGAAAAGGTTCGCAGCTTCCGCATACAGAAGCAACTACCTTTTACTTCATTTAAG GAGGAAGTCGCAAAGGAATGTGGGATCCCTGTGCAGTTTCAGCGCTTCTGGCTGTGGGCTAAGAGGCAAAATCATACATACCGACCGAATCGTCCACTGGGCCCTCATGAAGAATCACAATCA GTGGGGCAACTTAGGGAGGTCTCTAACAAGGCGCACAATGCTGAGTTGAAGTTGTTTCTGGAAGTAGAGACTGGAGTG GATCTGCGGCCCATTCGTCCACCTGAGAAGAGCAAGGAGGATATACTACTTTTCTTTAAACTTTATAACCCTGAAAAGGAAGAACTTTG TTTTGTTGGTAGGCTTTTTGTGAAGGCTACGGGAAAACCATCTGAAATCCTGACAAAATTGAATGAAATGGCTGGATTTGCTCCAAATGAAGAAATTGAGCTATATGAG GAAATTAAGTTTGAGCCAAATGTGATGTGCGAACACATTGACAAGAAACTAACTTTCCGTTCCAGTCAG CTTGAAGATGGGGACATAATATGTTTCCAAAAGTCACCTGTGTCAGATGGGGAGACTCAAGTGCGGTATCCAGACGTTCCTTCATTTTTGGAGTATGTGCATAATAGACAG GTGGTGCACTTCCGGTCTTTGGAGAAACCAAAGGAGGATGATTTTTGTTTGGAATT GTCGAAGCTTCATACTTATGATGATGTTGTTGAGAGAGTTGCACGCCAACTTGGCTTGGATGATCCATCAAAAATTCGCCTTACATCTCACAACTGTTATTCCCAGCAACCTAAACCACAGCCTATCAGATATCGTGGTGTAGAGCACCTATTGGATATGCTTGTTCATTACAATCAG ACTTCTGACATCTTGTATTACGAGGTTCTGGACATTCCACTGCCAGAATTGCAGTGTTTGAAAACTCTTAAAGTTGCATTCCACCATGCAACTAAAGATGAG GTTGTAATCCATAGCATAAGACTACCGAAAAACAGCACCATCAGTGATGTGATTACTGACCTAAAAACCAAG GTTGAACTGTCCAATCCTGATGCTGAACTCCGCTTGCTTGAAGTATTCTACCACAAGATTTATAAG ATATTTCCACCTCACGAGAAAATAGAGAACATAAATGATCAGTACTGGACACTACGTGCTGAGGAG ATACCAGAGGAAGAGAAGAACCTTGGCCCGCATGATCGGTTGATTCATGTTTACCATTTCATGAAAGATCCTAATCAAAATCAG CAGATTCAGAATTTTGGAGATCCATTTTTGCTGGTTATCCGTGAAGGTGAAACTGCAGCAGAGATATTAGAACGAATTCAGAAAAAACTTCGAGTTCCTGATGAGGAATTCTCCAAG TGGAAGCTTGCATTCATATCTATGAATCGGCCTGAATACCTCCAGGATGTCGACGTTGTATCTGCACGTTTTCAG AGGAGAGATGTTTATGGAGCTTGGGAACAATACCTTGGCTTGGAACATACTGACACAACACCAAAAAGGTCTTATACAGCCAATCAG AATCGTCACACTTTTGAGAAGCCTGTGAAAATTTATAATTGA
- the LOC127756911 gene encoding ubiquitin C-terminal hydrolase 12-like isoform X3: protein MTMMTPPPIEQQQEDEEMLVPHQELPAAAAAVVADAAQPMEVVAQTEPANAAESQPPEDPQTSRFTWTIENFTRINGKKHYSEPFVVGGFKWRVLIFPKGNNVDHFSMYLDVADSVNLPYGWNRYAQFSLAVVNQIHPKYTIRKDTQHQFNARESDWGFTSFMPLSDLYDPSRGYLVNDTVVVEAEVAVRRMVDYWTYDSKKETGYVGLKNQGATCYMNSLLQTLYHIPYFRKAVYHMPTTENDMPSGSIPLALQSLFYKLQYSDNSVATKELTKSFGWDTYDSFMQHDVQELNRVLCEKLEDKMKETVVEGTIEQLFEGHHINYIECINVDYKSNRKESFYDLQLDVKGCCDVYASFDKYVEVERLEGDNKYHAEQYGLQDAKKGVLFLDFPPVLQLQLKRFEYDYMRDTMVKINDRYEFPLQLDLDRDDGKYLAPDADRSIRNLYTLHSVLVHSGGVHGGHYYAFIRPTLSDQWYKFDDERVTKEDTKKALEEQYGGEEELPQINPGFNNTPFKFTKYSNAYMLVYIRESDKDKIMCNVDEKDIAEHLRIRLKKEQEEKEHKKKEKAEAHLYTIIKVARDEDLKEQIGKNIYFDLVDHEKVRSFRIQKQLPFTSFKEEVAKECGIPVQFQRFWLWAKRQNHTYRPNRPLGPHEESQSVGQLREVSNKAHNAELKLFLEVETGVDLRPIRPPEKSKEDILLFFKLYNPEKEELCFVGRLFVKATGKPSEILTKLNEMAGFAPNEEIELYEEIKFEPNVMCEHIDKKLTFRSSQLEDGDIICFQKSPVSDGETQVRYPDVPSFLEYVHNRQVVHFRSLEKPKEDDFCLELSKLHTYDDVVERVARQLGLDDPSKIRLTSHNCYSQQPKPQPIRYRGVEHLLDMLVHYNQTSDILYYEVLDIPLPELQCLKTLKVAFHHATKDEVVIHSIRLPKNSTISDVITDLKTKVELSNPDAELRLLEVFYHKIYKIFPPHEKIENINDQYWTLRAEEIPEEEKNLGPHDRLIHVYHFMKDPNQNQIQNFGDPFLLVIREGETAAEILERIQKKLRVPDEEFSKWKLAFISMNRPEYLQDVDVVSARFQRRDVYGAWEQYLGLEHTDTTPKRSYTANQNRHTFEKPVKIYN from the exons TTGTGGCGCAGACAGAGCCTGCCAACGCGGCAGAGAGCCAGCCGCCGGAAGACCCGCAGACGTCGCGGTTCACGTGGACGATCGAGAACTTCACCAGGATCAATGGGAAGAAGCACTACTCGGAGCCGTTTGTTGTTGGAGGATTCAAATG GCGTGTGCTGATTTTCCCTAAGGGGAACAATGTGGACCATTTCTCTATGTATTTGGATGTCGCGGACTCGGTGAATCTCCCTTATGGATGGAACCGGTATGCTCAGTTCAGCTTGGCTGTTGTGAACCAGATCCATCCGAAGTATACCATTCGGAAAG ATACTCAACATCAATTTAATGCACGTGAGAGTGACTGGGGTTTCACATCTTTTATGCCTTTGAGTGATCTGTATGACCCAAGTAGGGGCTACCTTGTTAATGACACCGTTGTTGTGGAAGCTGAGGTTGCTGTTCGCAGAATGGTTGATTACTGGACTTATGACTCGAAAAAGGAAACAGGATATGTTGGTCTAAAGAATCAAGGAGCTACCTGTTATATGAACTCTCTTCTACAAACACTGTACCATATACCATATTTCAGGAAG GCTGTATATCATATGCCAACTACTGAGAATGACATGCCATCTGGGAGTATTCCTTTAGCCCTGCAGAGCCTTTTTTACAAGCTCCAATACAGCGACAATAGCGTAGCTACAAAGGAGTTGACCAAATCTTTTGGATGGGACACTTATGATTCTTTCATGCAGCATGATGTTCAAGAGCTTAACAGAGTTCTTTGTGAGAAACTTGAAGACAAAATGAAG GAAACTGTTGTGGAAGGAACAATTGAACAATTATTTGAAGGCCACCACATAAACTATATCGAGTGCATTAATGTTGATTATAAATCTAACAGAAAAGAATCCTTTTATG ATCTACAGCTTGATGTCAAAGGTTGTTGTGATGTTTACGCATCATTTGATAAATATGTCGAAGTGGAGCGTCTAGAGGGTGATAACAAATATCATGCAGAGCAGTATGGCTTACAG GATGCAAAGAAGGGAGTACTCTTCCTTGATTTCCCTCCTGTTTTGCAACTTCAACTGAAGCGTTTTGAATATGATTACATGCGAGATACAATGGTCAAG ATTAATGACCGGTATGAGTTCCCACTTCAACTTGATCTTGACAGAGATGATGGGAAATATCTTGCTCCTGATGCAGATAGAAGCATTAGAAACCTTTACACTCTTCACAG TGTTCTTGTTCATAGCGGAGGAGTACATGGCGGTCACTACTATGCTTTCATACGGCCTACGCTATCAGACCAGTG GTATAAATTTGATGATGAACGAGTAACAAAAGAAGATACCAAAAAAGCCCTTGAAGAGCAGTATGGGGGTGAAGAAGAG TTGCCTCAAATAAACCCTGGTTTCAATAACACCCCATTTAAATTCACAAAGTATTCGAATGCCTACATGCTTGTCTATATTCGTGAGAGCGACAAGGATAAAATAATGTGTAATGTTGATGAAAAGGACATCGCTGAGCATTTGCGG ATAAGGTTGAAGAAAGAACAAGAAGAGAAGGAACACAAGAAGAAGGAAAAAGCTGAAGCTCATCTCTACACCATCATAAAG GTTGCCCGAGATGAGGATTTGAAGGAACAGATTGGTaagaatatatattttgatctggTGGACCATGAAAAGGTTCGCAGCTTCCGCATACAGAAGCAACTACCTTTTACTTCATTTAAG GAGGAAGTCGCAAAGGAATGTGGGATCCCTGTGCAGTTTCAGCGCTTCTGGCTGTGGGCTAAGAGGCAAAATCATACATACCGACCGAATCGTCCACTGGGCCCTCATGAAGAATCACAATCA GTGGGGCAACTTAGGGAGGTCTCTAACAAGGCGCACAATGCTGAGTTGAAGTTGTTTCTGGAAGTAGAGACTGGAGTG GATCTGCGGCCCATTCGTCCACCTGAGAAGAGCAAGGAGGATATACTACTTTTCTTTAAACTTTATAACCCTGAAAAGGAAGAACTTTG TTTTGTTGGTAGGCTTTTTGTGAAGGCTACGGGAAAACCATCTGAAATCCTGACAAAATTGAATGAAATGGCTGGATTTGCTCCAAATGAAGAAATTGAGCTATATGAG GAAATTAAGTTTGAGCCAAATGTGATGTGCGAACACATTGACAAGAAACTAACTTTCCGTTCCAGTCAG CTTGAAGATGGGGACATAATATGTTTCCAAAAGTCACCTGTGTCAGATGGGGAGACTCAAGTGCGGTATCCAGACGTTCCTTCATTTTTGGAGTATGTGCATAATAGACAG GTGGTGCACTTCCGGTCTTTGGAGAAACCAAAGGAGGATGATTTTTGTTTGGAATT GTCGAAGCTTCATACTTATGATGATGTTGTTGAGAGAGTTGCACGCCAACTTGGCTTGGATGATCCATCAAAAATTCGCCTTACATCTCACAACTGTTATTCCCAGCAACCTAAACCACAGCCTATCAGATATCGTGGTGTAGAGCACCTATTGGATATGCTTGTTCATTACAATCAG ACTTCTGACATCTTGTATTACGAGGTTCTGGACATTCCACTGCCAGAATTGCAGTGTTTGAAAACTCTTAAAGTTGCATTCCACCATGCAACTAAAGATGAG GTTGTAATCCATAGCATAAGACTACCGAAAAACAGCACCATCAGTGATGTGATTACTGACCTAAAAACCAAG GTTGAACTGTCCAATCCTGATGCTGAACTCCGCTTGCTTGAAGTATTCTACCACAAGATTTATAAG ATATTTCCACCTCACGAGAAAATAGAGAACATAAATGATCAGTACTGGACACTACGTGCTGAGGAG ATACCAGAGGAAGAGAAGAACCTTGGCCCGCATGATCGGTTGATTCATGTTTACCATTTCATGAAAGATCCTAATCAAAATCAG ATTCAGAATTTTGGAGATCCATTTTTGCTGGTTATCCGTGAAGGTGAAACTGCAGCAGAGATATTAGAACGAATTCAGAAAAAACTTCGAGTTCCTGATGAGGAATTCTCCAAG TGGAAGCTTGCATTCATATCTATGAATCGGCCTGAATACCTCCAGGATGTCGACGTTGTATCTGCACGTTTTCAG AGGAGAGATGTTTATGGAGCTTGGGAACAATACCTTGGCTTGGAACATACTGACACAACACCAAAAAGGTCTTATACAGCCAATCAG AATCGTCACACTTTTGAGAAGCCTGTGAAAATTTATAATTGA